CCGATATTTTCACTATTGATGCCCGGGCCGGCGCCAGCATGCTCCAGCTTACCACCTGGAAAGGGCGCGATGCCACCCCCCAATGGAGCCCGGATGGCAGGTTTATTTCTTATTTACGCAGCACAAGCGATGCTGATTATATGATGTACGATCAGAATGTTTTATGTGTGATGGACGTAGTGGGCCAAAACAGTAAACCGCTCACCCTATCGCTCGACAGGCCGGTTAGTGCACAAACCTGGACTAAAGACAGCAAGAACATGGTGTTTATTGTAACCGACGACCGTACCCGCTACCTGGCAAATATTAACGTTGGTAACGGAAAAATTACTACCCTAAATAAAGGCGATTATGTGTTTAATGATATTAATACCAACCAATCAGGCAATTGGGTAGTACAAAAAACAGATCCGTACACACCTGCCGAGCTGTTTGCTTTGGAGGATAAAAGGCTCCGCCGCTTAACTTTTCACCATCAAAACTGGTTGAATACGGTTCAACTGGCTTATGCCAAAGGTTTTGAATCAACCAGTAACGATGGTACAAAGGTATCGGGGATTGTTTATACACCAGATAGCGTTCAGAATAAAAAATACCCCCTGATATTATTTATCCACGGCGGGCCGGTTGGGCAGGACGAGTTTGGCTTTGATGCCACGCGCCAAACGCTGGCAGCGGCAGGTTATGCTGTGGCTGCCGTAAATTATCGTGGCAGTAACGGCCGGGGATTGGATTACTGCAAAGCTATTTATGCCGATTGGGGAAACAAAGAGGTAAAAGACCTATTGGGTGCTGTTGATCAGTTAGAAAAATTAGGCATCGCCGATCCTGATAAACTGGGCATTGGCGGCTGGAGTTATGGCGGCATCCTTACCGATTATACCATCGCATCAGATACGAGGTTTAAAGCTGCGGCCAGCGGCGCAGGCAGCGCACTGCAGCTATCGGTTTATGGCAGCGACCAGTATGTTTTGCAGTACGAAAACGAGTTAGGCGCGCCATGGAAAACAGCCGATAAATGGATCCAGTTATCTTACCCGTTTTTCCATGCCGATAAAATAAAAACGCCGGTACTGTTTATGTCGGGCCTGAAGGATTTTAATGTGCCAACCATTGGCAGTGAGCAAATGTATGAGGCACTGCGCTCGCAAAATATCCCTACCGAATTGATTTTGTATCCAAACCAGTTCCATGGTTTAACAAAGCCGAGTTACCAGGTTGACAGGTTGCAGCGTTATGTGGAGTGGTATGATAAGTATTTAAAAAAGTAGGTTTATTGTAAAGAGATGCAATCGCAACCCCATCGAACAGGTTTAATTAGTAATTTTCCGTCCGATTTGAGGTTTCCTATGCATAAACATATACTTTTAATTTGGGCGGTTTGCTTATTCAGTTTTGCCTCTGCCCAAAATATAAAACATCCGCTAAAGCCTTCCGACTTATATAAACAGCCAACATTGATGTCACCACGGCTTTCGCCCGACGGCAAGTGGATTGTATACGAGCTATCGGAAGTTGATACAGCAAAAGATAATCGCGTATCACACCTCTGGATGCAGAGTTTTGACGGAAAACAATCCATTCAGCTTACATATGGCGATGAACCGGCCTCTACACCCAAATGGAGCCCGGATGGTAAATACGTATCCTATTTATCAGAAAGAGATTCAAAAACCGCCGGACAGGTTTGGCTGATGGACCGCAGAGGGGGAGAGGGGCATAAACTAACTGATATTAAGGGCGAATTGGAAGAATACGAATGGTCGCCTGATAGCAAACGGCTGGCGCTTATTATCAAGGATCCTGAAAATAAAGGTGAAGAGGAACCGAAAACCATTCCGCCTATTAAAATAGACCGTTATCATTTTAAGCAGGATATTGAAGGATACCTGCAACACCGGTATTCGCATTTATATTTGTATGATATTGCAACCAAAAAGCTGGATACGCTAACGCGCGGCCATATGGATGATAGCTCGCCGCAATGGAGCCCCGACGGTAAGCTGATAGCTTATGTAAGTAACCATACCTCCGATCCCGACCGGAATGAAAACACCGATATTTTTACCATAGAAGCCAAAGCCGGTGCCGCAGAAACCCAACTTACCACCTTTACCGGACATGATATTAACCCGCTGTGGAGCCCGGATGGTAAGAAAATAGCCTACCTGCGCTCAACCAGTGATGCCGATTATTTTATTTATCAGCATGATGTATTATGCCTGATGGATGCCGATGGTAAAAACAACAAACTGCTTACAGATCAACTCGATCGCCCGGTAAGCAATATTGCCTGGAGCCGCGATGGTAAGGATCTGGAATACCTGGTAAGTAGCGATCGGATTCGCTATATCAACCGGTATAACCTGCTAACCCGCAAATCTTTCACTGTTTATAAAGGCGCCGAATGTAGTTTTTCAGATCTGATGGGCTCATCAGCAGGCATTTGGGTTGGTAAAATGACAACACCTTATATGCCGCACGAGTTGGTGGCTATTGAAAATGGGAAAATCCGCAGGCTAAGTTTTCACCAGGACAAGTGGTTGAGTACGGTTAAACTGGCACATGTAAAAGGTTTCCAGTCATTTAGCAGCGATGGTACGCTGGTATCGGGTATTTTATATACACCGGATAGTATAGTGACCAAAAAGATGCCATTCATACTTTATATCCACGGCGGTCCGACTGATCAGGACGAATTTGATTTTGATGAGATCAGGCAAACCTTAGCCTGTGCCGGTTTTGCTGTAGCAGCAGTTAATTACCGGGGCAGTACAGGGCGTGGTATTGAGTACACCAAAGCCATTTATGCCGATTGGGGCAATAAAGAAGTAAAGGACTTACTGGGTGCCGTGGATGAGCTGGTAAAGCTGGGCGTTGCCGATAAAGACCGCCTCGGTATTGGCGGCTGGAGCTACGGCGGCATCCTTACCGATTATACCATAGCCACAGATCCCCGCTTCAAAGCGGCATCAAGCGGTGCCGGAAGTGCCTTGCAATTAGCAATTTACGGCTCCGACCAATGGGTAGTACAATACGATAACGAGCTTGGCGCGCCCTGGAAAAATGCTGATAAGTATATCAAATTATCCTATCCCTTTTTTCATGCCGATAAAATTAAAACGCCAACACAATTTATGTCGGGCCTGAAAGATTTTAATGTGCCAACGGGTGGTGGTGAGCAAATGTATGAGGCGTTGAGGTCGCAGGGCGTGCCTACGCAGATGGTATTGTATCCCGGTCAATATCATGGTATTACCGTACCAAGTTACCAGGTAGATAGGTTGCAGCGATATATTGAATGGTTTGGGAAGTATTTAGCCCCCTAACCCCCTGAAGGGGGAACAACAGTTGAAATAAAAAAGGCTTGATGTTACGCTCAAGCCTTTCCCCGTTCTATTCTGTTAATTCTTTCATTCTGAAAATTCTGATTCAGACTTCCAGTTTCCCCTCAACCGAATCATCAATAGTTTTGCCGATAGCAGCGCCTACCAGCTGTTTTACAAAGGCAACCGCATTGCCGTGCTTGTTATCCCAGTAATATCCTTCAGTAGGCTCAACTTTGATCACGCTGATGCGCGGATCATCTATCCCTTCGGTAAACCATACTTTTAAGGTTGGTTCCCATAGTTCTTTAATCTTTTCCTTGTCTTCAGTAACTGTGGCTATACCATAAATATTCAGAAAATCAGAGTAGGCAGAACCCTGAAAAAGCAGGTGTACGAAGGGATCTGTTGCCAATTCTGCATTTTTATGGCTATCGTTTGCACTCAGGAACCAGAAGTTGCCTTCATCATCAATTTTTTGTGCCGACATCGGCCTTACCGAAGCCGGAACGCCGGTTTTGATATTGCTTACAAAGAAGCAACTTTTAGAGCTTTTTGCCAGCTCTTTGATCTTATCCATAGCCTCCGGACCGTTCAAATCCTTCATGTTATCCTCGGGCTGTTGTTGATTAATGCTATCCATTATTTTTAGTTTTTATTGGTAAATGATATAAGCATAACCAGCTAAAATGGATATTGTGTTGATTGGATTTAACTTTAAGGATAATTATTGATGAATAAGTTTATAATATGGTGTGTCGGCAAATTTACGCGTAAGAGAATCTCCGGAAGCAACTTCTCTTATTCTGTTAATTATTAAATTCTGAAAATTCTGATTCAGACAACCAACATCACCCGAACACTACCATCCGCTCGGGATTTTTAGAAGCGTAGGTGGCTATAATATTTTTGATGTAATCGTTTCCGGGGTAAGGGGTAAGGTGATTTTTAAGCTGCTGTACATTATCGGCGTCAAAATAATGTGAGATATAGCCCATACCATAAAACTGTCCTTTCTCTACCAAAATACAGCTATGCTCATCGCCGGTACGGCCTTCATCGCGGATGGCGTAGGTTGGTAAGGCCTGTTTAAGCTGATTGATAGCGTTATTTACCCGCTGATTATAGTTATCGGTGCTTTCTACACCTTCGCAGGCGCAGGTGCTTCCCAAACTGCTGCTGCATACATCATTGTTTTTTTGTATAAAGCAAAGTTTAGGGCAAAGATCAAAAGCTTCAATTAGCTTATTTAATAAATTATAACCATCAAGCAGGGAGTTGCAGGTATATATCGGATCGCTGTATTTGCGGTATTTATCAACCGCCAGGCGGATGTAGCCGCGCTGATCTTCGAACGCATACAGGCAAAACGCATTCTCAAACCGTTTTAATGATCGGTTATACTTTGGCCACAGGCGCTTAATTTCAATAGCTTCCAATACAAAAGCAATCAACTCGGTACCACAAACCTGGTGGCTGATCTGGTAAATATTTTTCAAAAATTCCTGCCGCTGAAAACCGGGATTATTACCCGTAAAATGGCTGCTTACCCGTTTTTTTATGTTTTTAGCTTTGCCAACGTATATCACCTTGCCTTTCTGATCGTGAAAGTAGTACACGCCGGGTGTGTAGGGCAGTTGGTCGAGATCTTTTTTGGAGAGGTTGGGCGGTAATACCTGGTCTTTCGAACCTTGTTTCAGCGATTGTTTGATATGATTTTCGGTATCGCTATTTAATAATAAAGTAAAGAGTTCGGCGGTGGCTTCGGCATCGCCCATGGCCCGGTGGCGTGCCTGATTATCGATACCTAAATGTTTGCATAGCCTGCCCAGGCTGTATGATGGCAGTCCCGGCATTATTTTACGCCCTAACCTAACGGTGCACAGTTTATTGCTTTGCAGATCATATCCGGCAGCAGCCATGTGATATCGCACAAAAGAAAAATCGAAATTTACATTGTGGGCAACAAATATTTTTCCGTGAATGAGGTGGTAAATATCGGCTGCCACATCCTCAAAAACAGGAGCATCCTTAACCATCTCATTAGTGATGCCGGTTAAAGCGCTGATATAAATAGGAATGTCGCGCTGCGGATTAATCAGCGACTCAAAACGCTTTACAACCTTTTTACCATCGTGTATGCAAATAGCTATCTCGGTAATACCATTTGCACTGGCATGCCCCCCGGTGGTTTCGATATCGACAATTGCATACATTATTTCAAATGTAATACAATTTTGCTAATTATTTTAGCTGTTTTAAAAAATAAGTCCGGAAGTCCACGGTCCGTAAGTCCGAAAGTTTTTTGCGAAACGGCTTGTTAAAGCAAGCAAAGAAAAAGCCCCTGGAACTAATTCCCAAGGGCTTCATATCTTTCGGACTTGCGGTCTTTCCGACTTTCGGACAAAAACTTCCGACTCCGGACTTCCGACTTAAGACTTCTTATTCTTAGCCTGCACCTGTTGTTGCTGCCTCATCATCTCTTCCATTTTGGCGCTGAAACCCGATTTTTTCTTTTTAGTATCTTCAGGTTTCTTTTTGTTTTCCTGGATCTGGGCATGGATCTTTTTATCATCAACCATAA
The sequence above is a segment of the Mucilaginibacter celer genome. Coding sequences within it:
- a CDS encoding exonuclease domain-containing protein → MYAIVDIETTGGHASANGITEIAICIHDGKKVVKRFESLINPQRDIPIYISALTGITNEMVKDAPVFEDVAADIYHLIHGKIFVAHNVNFDFSFVRYHMAAAGYDLQSNKLCTVRLGRKIMPGLPSYSLGRLCKHLGIDNQARHRAMGDAEATAELFTLLLNSDTENHIKQSLKQGSKDQVLPPNLSKKDLDQLPYTPGVYYFHDQKGKVIYVGKAKNIKKRVSSHFTGNNPGFQRQEFLKNIYQISHQVCGTELIAFVLEAIEIKRLWPKYNRSLKRFENAFCLYAFEDQRGYIRLAVDKYRKYSDPIYTCNSLLDGYNLLNKLIEAFDLCPKLCFIQKNNDVCSSSLGSTCACEGVESTDNYNQRVNNAINQLKQALPTYAIRDEGRTGDEHSCILVEKGQFYGMGYISHYFDADNVQQLKNHLTPYPGNDYIKNIIATYASKNPERMVVFG
- a CDS encoding alpha/beta hydrolase family protein codes for the protein MSPRLSPDGKWIVYELSEVDTAKDNRVSHLWMQSFDGKQSIQLTYGDEPASTPKWSPDGKYVSYLSERDSKTAGQVWLMDRRGGEGHKLTDIKGELEEYEWSPDSKRLALIIKDPENKGEEEPKTIPPIKIDRYHFKQDIEGYLQHRYSHLYLYDIATKKLDTLTRGHMDDSSPQWSPDGKLIAYVSNHTSDPDRNENTDIFTIEAKAGAAETQLTTFTGHDINPLWSPDGKKIAYLRSTSDADYFIYQHDVLCLMDADGKNNKLLTDQLDRPVSNIAWSRDGKDLEYLVSSDRIRYINRYNLLTRKSFTVYKGAECSFSDLMGSSAGIWVGKMTTPYMPHELVAIENGKIRRLSFHQDKWLSTVKLAHVKGFQSFSSDGTLVSGILYTPDSIVTKKMPFILYIHGGPTDQDEFDFDEIRQTLACAGFAVAAVNYRGSTGRGIEYTKAIYADWGNKEVKDLLGAVDELVKLGVADKDRLGIGGWSYGGILTDYTIATDPRFKAASSGAGSALQLAIYGSDQWVVQYDNELGAPWKNADKYIKLSYPFFHADKIKTPTQFMSGLKDFNVPTGGGEQMYEALRSQGVPTQMVLYPGQYHGITVPSYQVDRLQRYIEWFGKYLAP
- a CDS encoding pyridoxamine 5'-phosphate oxidase family protein gives rise to the protein MDSINQQQPEDNMKDLNGPEAMDKIKELAKSSKSCFFVSNIKTGVPASVRPMSAQKIDDEGNFWFLSANDSHKNAELATDPFVHLLFQGSAYSDFLNIYGIATVTEDKEKIKELWEPTLKVWFTEGIDDPRISVIKVEPTEGYYWDNKHGNAVAFVKQLVGAAIGKTIDDSVEGKLEV
- a CDS encoding alpha/beta hydrolase family protein: MKRVLLTVVTLTAVLHLPASAQEKKSLKPADVYRIPTVSDPQLSPDGKWLAYSVSEVDTAKDRRVSHLWMQSYDGKESLELTHGDEAASSPRWSPDGKYLSFLSSRDSKTGAQIWLIDRRGGEGAKLTNIKGNLSDYAWSPDGKRIVLVIGDPENKGKEEPKTPKPIVIDRYHFKQDIEGYLQHLHDHLYLFDVATKKLDTLTRGDKDERSPVWSPDSKTIAFVSNRCIDPDKNQNTDIFTIDARAGASMLQLTTWKGRDATPQWSPDGRFISYLRSTSDADYMMYDQNVLCVMDVVGQNSKPLTLSLDRPVSAQTWTKDSKNMVFIVTDDRTRYLANINVGNGKITTLNKGDYVFNDINTNQSGNWVVQKTDPYTPAELFALEDKRLRRLTFHHQNWLNTVQLAYAKGFESTSNDGTKVSGIVYTPDSVQNKKYPLILFIHGGPVGQDEFGFDATRQTLAAAGYAVAAVNYRGSNGRGLDYCKAIYADWGNKEVKDLLGAVDQLEKLGIADPDKLGIGGWSYGGILTDYTIASDTRFKAAASGAGSALQLSVYGSDQYVLQYENELGAPWKTADKWIQLSYPFFHADKIKTPVLFMSGLKDFNVPTIGSEQMYEALRSQNIPTELILYPNQFHGLTKPSYQVDRLQRYVEWYDKYLKK